The DNA window GAGCCATGATTTCCCAGGTCTGGAGAATCTATGCAAGAAGATTATAAAGGAGAAGCAGCCCTTTGAGAGGCTAGAGATCAAGAAGGAGACCCTGCTGGAAATGTTCAAGGTAACGTGacctattttttaaagaaagagaagaacatCCTGTGAAATTGCCAGGCCTCTTCAactgcactttttttctttttcttccttttcagtACAATAAGTTTAAGTGCCGGATTCTGAATGAGAAAGTGAAGACTCCAACAACTACTGTTTACAGGTGGGAACTTTGCACATTAATATAAGAGTTTCTCTTTGCCCCAATCTGAttgcaatgaaaatgaataaaattggaTGTCTGCGTATATCTAAAAAGCCCATATGGTGGAATGTCTGTAGGGGTCTGTTGTGTAGTGATGGAAATAATAAATCCAAAATGTGTACCAATCCCTGTCAGCGAGCCCAAACCCGTTTTGCTTCGCAgagacaaaacattttaattgggTCAAAGACTGAGATTGACAGGTCATTCAGGCTCCTCCCATTATGTGTTTAATGAAACCTGGCTGTCCCCTCATTACTGCCTATAGAGGGCGTGAGGGCGTGGCGTTGGAGATGATGACGTTTGCTTTACGTACAGGACGCGCCCGGTTGTGACTCGACTCTGTTCCGCAGGTGTGGGCCATTGATCGACCTCTGCAGGGGGCCACACGTCAGACACACTGGAAAGATCAAGGCCTTGAAGATCCACAAGGTGAacataattataaatgaaaCCAATATAAATGCACTTTCAAAACCAAGCAGAGTGTAAATCCTATGAAGTAGCagagacaaaacatttttggttttcCGCTTGGTTTTTCTAGCCTCGTTTTGCTTTGCATATTGGCGTTAGCGACTGGCTTCTTTCGTTTTATTTTGCGCTTTGACGTTAGCGCTTGACTTTTTCCGTTTGCATTTGCGTATTGGTGTTAGCAGCTGTCTTCTTTCGTTTTGTTTTGCGTATTGGTGTTAGCGGCTGTCTTCTTTCACTTAGCTTTGCGTAGTGCAGTTAGCGGCTGGCTTTCGTTTCGCTTTGCGTGTTGGCATTAGCAGCTGGCTTCTTTCATTCCTCAtcatctcccacacacacatctgcttgCCCACTTCCCACCACCTACAGCACAGCGAGTTCATCGCAGGGCcgaatgggtggagctaggcAAGTGGGTGGGGTCACCGCTTGAACTTGTTGAGGGGATGAGTTGCCACGGTAACATGGCACTTTGCTAGCGATTGCGGCGTCGAAACCGGTTCTTGGTTGTGCTAACGAACCACGTGGGGAGAGGAAATGGCTGTGTTATGGCTCTTCTTTTTGGAATGTTACAGAGCTGGGTGTACACTGTAGCCCAGCCCACTGCCAGCCATTGTTTAatacaaatgacattttaatgcgATTTTAAATTTGAGTAtcgattttttttccagattaaaAGCCTCCTTAAATGTTTCTTGTCAAAAAAATGAGGTTTCTGCCTGAGCATTACTGAGATATCAAATGCGCGAGAACTATTTTGAAATTGAGTTCAGTTTCAAGATCGCTCCAGACAACGATTTAAAAGGCAATTGCCGACAGGAATAAGAGCAGCTCTGCCGGTGACAGGGACCATGACCGCAATTCCTCGTTCTACAGTAAGAGCCTCTCCCCAGTGCCGCGGCATATTTTGGTGCCAGCGTGGTTGTGCATAATGCAAAAACAACCATGTTATTTCCTCCCATTTCTCCCAATTTTCAGTCCGGTTACTTTGAGGAATTAGGGTCCAGATGggcttttggcttttttttttttcgttaaCAGTCCTCATTTGGCAGCGTTTGAAatgtgtggtttaaaaaaaaaaaaaaaaaagaagatgcgCATTCTTTTCTTGAATAACgttttgttttgctggaaatatgtttagtttttttccctccctgtgAACATGCCAGAAGTCTCGATGGTTCCTTTCGCAGGAAATGATGATTGCTAAACATAATTAACATTTCTAAGGGATTCTGAAAGTGCTCATAAAATATAAGAACAGCTGTTGTCATTTGTGATCGGTTttactgaaagtttttttggtctgccagttaaaaaaaaaaaaaaaaaaatgaactgcaaCTTTCCATCCAACTGTAAACTTGTTTTCAGTGACCCAAGTGGTCTTAATTCATTCACTGTGTTAATATTCATAACATTATTTCTGCAATCTCTTCAATGTATTGTTTAATGTATTGTTGTATATGTTTTATGTAGTTAATTCTAAAAGCACCTAGAATTAAGTCTGTTTTTCATGTATGGTTTGTTTGCGTGATAATGTGCTGTGTTGTTACTGTGAATTCCACTGATGGGTTACTCCTCGGTTATCTGAAGGTTTTGCCCTGCTGAAGTTGTTGGAGCGGTTGTGAgtctgttcctttattttttccagaactccTCCACATACTGGGAGGGGAAAGCTGACATGGAGTCTCTGCAGAGGATTTACGGGATCTCCTTCCCCGATCCCAAGATGCTGAAGGAGTGGGAGAAGTTCCAGGAGGAGGCCAAGAACCGGGACCACCGCAAACTGGGCCGGGTGAGTGAGATTTTCCAAAACTCTGCCAAAAGAACCGTAAGCACAGGCTGCGTATCGGGCTTTATCCGCTGTGGTGGGgccagaggtgggggggggggggggtgggggggttcagggAATGGCCTTAAGCTGACTTGGTCGAGTAGGCCTCACAGGGCGTTTTGGCTGCTCTTAGGGGGTCGGTCACCTCAAGCAAAAGACGCCCACCCGCGTGGGCGTTCACAAGCGAACCCGAGAGGATCAGATCCAGTTTGCCACGATTCTCGATTCGCGTAGAATCCTCAATGCGTCTCGGGCATTCCTCGGACGGTCGGAAACGCGTGGGCTGGCGTAGCAGCGGTGTGTGCGCTGGAACCGATCGTAGGCGGTTTACAGCTCCAGCTGGTGCACTTGGGAGGTAACCGTAAGCAGAACACCGCGGTGCAGTGTGCCGGAGTGCGGCTTTTTGCCTTTAGACCCCTTGTGTTTGCTTTGGGAAAGACAAACATTGGTTTTAGAGGCTTAGGAAAGGAATGTTTTACGTGGCAAGGAAAACCCTGTGTTACACAACATACTGCTAAACAGAATTTGTTAGACAGAATGGGAAAATCAGCTGATTGACTAGAGGAAATAGGATTACTCTGGCACTAAATACTCTTCTCCtttccaaaaaattaaaataaacattttaaaaatggacacTTCCGTTCCTGGCCGGTGGTTGCTTCCATCCTTCTTCCGCAGGCTGATCAGGACTGTGTGGGTGGACGCAACTTCTCCATCTCGTCTTTATACCGAAACGTAAATTTATCCTGACTGTCGAGTCTCCTGGCGTCTGTTTGACGTCGTCGAGGTTTGATCACAAAAAGAGCTGGCTGCAAGCCGGTACTGTACCGGTTTCTGTGCGTGGGAGACAAAGCCGGGGTGTGATCCTACTTTTCAAGATTCAAGCCTTGCTTCTTTGCttggggggtaaaaaaaaaaaaaactgttaaaatagCTTGCAGATGGTTTAAGGCGTTGGACTCTCCAGGGGGTTTCAACTTATATCTACATCTCCATTCAAAATGATTCCAAATGTGAAATATAGCTTACCTTTTATCCTAATCTTTTATTCTGGCATTAGACGATTTACAGTTATTTTGTCGTATTCCTGTGTTTTAATGGAGTCAAACTGCTCTGTTCGATTTTCTAATGCCCTTAATTCTGCTCTGGACAGACTGTCTTCTTCACCCTTCGATGATAGTCAGTGAAAGCGTTTAGGATGCGGGTAGGCTGCGTTTCTGAGGAGTTTAGCTCCGAGTGGGATGAACGATTTGGCGGAGCGTTGAGGGAACGTGGCCGTTGGCAGCGGACCCCAGGGCCCGGGGGTGGCCGTCTGTTCGAGGTGTCGTAATTTGAGGGAGCGCCGTCGCCTCGCCCGTGGGGTCCGACGGGGCGCCGCGTCACGTCGTGGTCCGGACCCTGCGCGCAAGTGGGCCGATCGGCCAGGGCGCGCAGACGGCAGAGTCGTCAGGGGCTGCCATGCAGGACGTGCTTTTCAGCCGGCGGATttcagacgccccccccccccccccccccctcgtcccacAGGAGCAGGACCTGTTCTTCTTCCATGACTTGAGTCCCGGGAGCTGCTTCTTCCTGCCCAAGGGGGCCTACATCTACAACAGCCTGGTGCAGTTCATCAGGGTGAGTAAGGGGGCCTACATCTACAATAGCCTGGTGCAGTTCATCAGGGTGAGTAAGGGGGCCTGCTTCTACTATAGCCTGGTGCAGTTCATCAGGGTGAGTAAGGGGGCCTGCTTCTACTATAGCCTGGTGCAGTTCATCAGGGTGAGTAAGGGGGCCTACATCTGCAATAGCCTGGTGCAGTTCATCAGGGTGAGTAAGGGGGCCTGCTTCTACTATAGCCTGGTGCAGTTCATCAGGGTGAGTAAGGGGGCCTACTTCTACTATAGCCTGGTGCAGTTCATCAGGGTGAGTAAGGGGGCCTACATCTACAACAGCCTGGTGCAGTTAATCGGGGTGAGTATGGGGGCCTACATCTACAACAGCCTGAGTATTCAACAGCATATGTATGGGAcatctttgtttgtgtgtgtgtatgtgtgcgtgcatgatgtgtgtatgtgtgtgtgtagtgtcaCCATATGGTGATTTCaaaccagctgtgtgtgtaattcaATTGGTGCTGTGTCAGCAGAATGTTAGTTCCCAGCAGGACCACTAGAGGGTGCAAGAGGCCATGCATGAATCAACAGACCTTTACATTCCAGGACTCTGTACTATAGTTACCTTTACTGGGTGTAATTCAGTACCTTTACCAAAAAGCGCCGTGATTGACTTCTCTTGGGTTGGCTTTCCTCAGAGCGAGTACAAGAAGAGGGGCTTCCAGGAGGTGGTGACCCCCAACATTTACAACAGCAAGCTGTGGCAGACCTCCGGCCACTGGCAGCACTACAGTGAGAACATGTTCTCTTTCGAGGCGGAGAAGGAGACCTTCGCTCTCAAGCCTATGAACTGCCCGGGGCACTGGTACAAACCCCCTCCATCTTTGCACTGTTGTGCTTGTCAAATCGTTGGGAATAACGCAATGCTAATATAACGCCAACTAAAAGGAGTTATTACAATTGGCACAATGATTATGCTGCCAATTTAATACCGCCGACATGGTATTAACGCTGATCGTATCTTGGGAAACCTGCATTGCTCATGGTTTATATTTAGCTTATTATTCATTCTTCCACACAGCTGTAGATTACTCATGAAGGTCAGGAAAAGGTACCTTACTGTGTACAATAGCAGTGTACTTGACTGGGGGTTGGAACCCTCAGTGTCGTGGATTGGGGGTAGGAACCCTCAGTGTACTAGACTGGGGTCGAAACCCACAGGCTTCTGTTCACACACACTATCGTCTACTCCAAGCTACCAGCCGTGTAAAAGCACGGTTTTGCCACTCTATGGTACGTGGATGAAGAAAATGAGAGAGCGAGTTGGCAAGCCTGCTGGAAATGGCTGAGGAGCTGTACGGGCAGCTGTGGGGAAGGTTTGGAGCTATTGGGTAATGGCATGCTCTGACCCggcctctcccctctcccctcccctcctcctcccccccacagcCTGATGTTCGACCACCGGCCGCGCTCCTGGCGCGAGCTGCCCCTCCGCATGGCCGACTTCGGCGTCCTGCACCGCAACGAGCTGTCGGGGACGCTGACCGGCCTCACCCGCGTCCGCCGCTTCCAGCAGGACGACGCCCACATCTTCTGCTCCATGGACCAGGTACGCGGCGTGGTGCGGCGGGGCGGCCCTGGGGTCCACcgctgtgcctctctctctctctctctctctctctctctctgtttcccccgtcctctcccccctctctctctccctcgctccctcctaCTCTCGACCCCTCTTCcgctctccccttccctctcttgcttcccctctatctctctcccccacccccctcctctctctctctctctctctccccccctggctccccctctgtctctctccccctcccttgctctctccctccctccccttctctctctctcactctctctgtttacTCCGGACACAATGTGAAGTTTAACTTTTTAATGACTCCCACATACCCGACCAGTCACAGTGTCCACAAATGTAGAACTAACTTCACTGAGCTACTTCCTACACATCACTACGGCTACCAGCCATAATGAGTGTAATAGTACGGACTCTAAAAATAATACCGTAAcactctccaccccccacccgcccccacccctcatgTCTGcccccctctgtttctctctctctctctctctctctctctctagtctTCTTATTCATTTGCTTTCCTCAGTGGTCTTGCCTGTCATGTTGATTAAATAATTGCCTTGAGTAAAACCATGTGAACATCGGGGGTGAAGGGTTTAAAGCTTGGTACTGTTGGTTATATATGGCCGTCAGTGAAGGCAATGAATCACGGCGACTGAGCCTGTCTTTCCTCATCCTCTGACTGCATTCAGCCCGGCTCTGTCTTCTGTCTGGCTCGCGGTGGTCAAGTCAGCTCCGCCCCtctcactgtgacctcacacgcttcttccctccctccagaTTGAGGGAGAGATCAAGGGCTGCCTGGACTTCCTCCGCACCGTCTACGACGTGTTCGGGTTCACCTTCAAGCTCAAACTCTCCACCCGGCCCGAGAAGTTCCTGGGCGAGAAGGAAGTGTGGGACACAGCGGAGAAGGTACGGCAAGCGCCGAGGGTCACGCGTAGGGTGTGGTTGTGCTACTCGCACGCAGCTGATGGACTCTGCAATTTATCACGAACGGAGCATGTTGTGTGGTCTTCTGTTCGTGCATAACGTTCTCATACTTTACATTGGGTTAAACCTTTCATATGTGTTATGatgttgcgtgtgtgtatacgctgtgcatttctgtgaacTTCAGTATCGTCGTATTGAAAGAATGAGAGAACGCGTAAATGCTAAATTATGGTTCtgatttctgtttatttcccaaggcatattattattattttctaacaGTCAGTTGCTTGTCTGACTAATGCGTGAATGTGATAATGTGCAATCACTCATTGAAATGAAGTAAAGCTAAATgtcatttcctttttgttttcccaCAGCAACTGGAGAACAGCCTGAATGAGTTCGGGGAGAAGTGGGTGTTGAATCCTGGGGACGGAGCTTTCTATGGACCAAAGGTGGgcaaaggcttttaaaaaaaaatgttcttctgtCCCGGCTTAGCTGGGAAAGGGGAGGAACCTGATCAGTTCTGATCGTCTGTTTGTGTCCTCCGTCGCAGATCGACATTGAGATCAAGGATGCAATTGGAAGATACCACCAGTGTGCCACCATCCAGCTAGACTTCCAGCTGCCAATACGTTTCAATCTCACCTTCGTCAGGTGCTTCTtctaactctctctcacattcactcTTAAGGTTGTGTCATGTACCATTTCTGCTGATCCTCAGACTATgttgtcatttctaaacggaaGCCTGTTTGAGTTCTCGCACTGATAGTTCACATGCAAGCGCTGTAATGAGTAACACTGCCATCATGTGGCGAAGTTTTGCATTGCATCTCTGCGCGGGGGGAGTTCTGAAATATTAAGCCGTGTTGTTTGCATGTCCAGTATCATACCGTTATTTTGAGTTTTGCCTTTGCCATGGTAATTTTGGCTGTTTActcaaatatttgaaatgttaatgCGGTGTCCATGACACCGCCAACACACTTTAACGTTGATTTATTTGTTCAGCCACGACGGTGACGATAAGCAGAGACCAGTCATCATCCACAGGGCCATTCTGGGCTCGGTGGAGAGAATGATCGCCATCCTGACTGAAAACTACGGGGGCAAATGGTAAATATGCTCATGACATCATTGTGTTCGCAGCCTATCAGCTGTGAGAGAACGCATTGGTTGTGCCTGATAGCTAGTTGCTAAAATTATGACGCAGTTATTACtgtattcagttcaattcaattttatctgTATAATATTGCAGTTATTGAGTGGATTTGTGGTGGTTGTGTTTCATAGGTTGCACTGTGCTtagtttaaaatatgtattcagcACTGATTTAGAGCTACATAAGGATTTCTCACAGTTCAAAGGTCCTGGAAAAtggattcaaattgtgattACATTCCCCGGAAgtgattgtcttcttaatatttctttcaagatTTTAATCCAATtatataaccattaaattgcaATAAACGCTATTAGATTATCGTGACCTTTTCTGCAGATAAGGACAGGGTGAGCATGTATCGTGCAATATTCTGTAATTCATAAAATTaacagttttcattttcctgAACCTTTAATAATAGTATTGTCTGTGTATCTTCTAAAGGAGTAGATGCTAATGCTAAGACTTAGCAGTATAGTAAAGAGTGCAGTTTCACAGCATTTCGGGCGTTAAATCGAGCAGCATTCTTGCGCTAGCCGGGTTCGCGCCGCGCGTTCGAAGCGCCCGTCGCGGTCTCTGACGCGTGTCTCCGTCCCGCGCAGGCCGCTCTGGCTGTCCCCGCGGCAGGTGATGGTCGTGCCGGTGGGGCCCACCTGCGAAGAGTACGCCCAGCGGGTAAGAACTTCCGCGCCAACGCGGCGCCCCTGCTCCTGCAGCCTCACAAAAATTGGCTGCAGTCAGTGGCAACAAAGTTGTGAAAATCTAGTTTATTAAGGGATCCTCATGTAGGTCAAACTCTTTCCTTGGTTTAACGGAACCAAGGGAAGAGTCCTTTTACAGAGCTTCTCCTCTCCTGTAACAGGTGCAGCAGGAGTTCCACAGTAACGGCCTCATGACCGACGTGGACCTGGACCCGGGCTGCACTCTGAACAAGAAGATCAGGAACGCACAGCTGGCTCAGTACAACTTCATCCTGGGTGAGAACCTCCGACATCACCAAGCCACAAAGCCAGGGTCATTTTACCCTCGTCCGATCCGATCCCCAGCCATTACGTGATTAAATCTGGACTCGGTACAGGTTCAGCACGCGAAGGCGAAATCTCGGTCCGTCTCCTCTCTCCCAGTCTGTGTAAACGACGCGTTCCAAAAAGCTCGTGTTGACTGTTGGCTGTTAACCTCCGCTCCACTTCATCTAATTACCTGCCTGTCAGAGTGCGATGTGGTTtgcggttttttttctttctttttttgtcgcGTGATTTCTTAACCTTCATCAAATGGCGTTTTTGATGTAAAGCGAACGCGGACGAGCGATCGCTGCCAGGGCCGCCCGAACGGACTGATTGAAGTGTCTCGTAATCAGGCCGCTAATTCGCGTGAGACTTCAGAGGGATTATGCGCGCTAATTGCCTCTGTAAAACCAAGAGGATTAATGTAGAAGCACAAACCTGCATTGGCAAGTGTTtacttgttttatatatatatatatatatatatatatataaaaaacctCTCTTGTTTAAACTCCTATGGCGCAACATCATAATTAGCATTTCATGCTCCTATTTttgacctctttttttttttttttcaaacaaatgatgtcatttttactgcaggGGTAATTGTTTCTTCACTTTTTCGTATTGGTTTCCATTAAGGTTTGTGCTGAATTTGTTTCAGTGGTGAGAagtgttttgctgttgttttttcctgCAGGATAACGAAATTATCCTCCGGGTTGTAACGTTTACGCCGCACGCTGATTGGCATGGATGTATCGTTTCATTGCGCGTTTTATTAACCTGAATTTAACCTGGATAGAATTCATGAAATATAATCACTGAAAGTTTATATAAAATAGAAAAGCTGCATGGCGGAAACCGTATGTTGTCTGGAACAGTATAGTTGTGAGAAAGTAGTGCTGGCAAGTGCTTGACCCTGTCgcctgtgcatttttaaaacctgCTGTGAAACTCGAACGCAGCTGTGTCTTCAGTGATGCTTATTAACAAGTGTttttggtccccccccccccccggccagtggttggagagaaggagaagagcaGCGAGACGGTGAACGTGCGCACGCGGGACAACAAGGTCCACGGGGAACGGAGCGCGAAGGACTGCTTGGAGCGCTTGCGCCACCTAAAGGCCGTGCGCACCCGCAACGCCGAAGAGGAATTCTGAGCAGTTCTGACAGTTACCATCAGCAACCAGTGGAGCAACCGTGTCATCACACGGCACATGACGCTTCCTTGTCTAATTTCCATAAATGATTTCGCTGTCATAACCACACCGCGAGACGCTTCTTTGTCTTATTTTCATATGTAGTTTCGCTGAAATTTACTTGAATTGTAATGCCTTACCTGTTTAACTACAaagatacagtatttatttctgtggtaATTGTTACCTGTTTCTCATCAGCTCTACCGTTAGGTCCTTGTGCTTGTCAAAATCTTTCTGAAATCATGATGCTGTTGGTTCTGTGGTTAGCCTCGCAGTTacaaaggtttttattttacttttaaaa is part of the Anguilla anguilla isolate fAngAng1 chromosome 10, fAngAng1.pri, whole genome shotgun sequence genome and encodes:
- the tars1 gene encoding threonine--tRNA ligase 1, cytoplasmic isoform X2 → MDEDKVTRQMEGLQVEDKDGAGDKKIKDGGKKKNKGGGDTVGKSELNPPPQYIEERLSLYSKLKDEHDALLAERAAKDSKPIKITLPDGKVVDGESWRTTPYQVACGISQGLADNTVIAKVNNDVWDLDRPLEADCSLQLLKFDDEEAQAVYWHSSAHIMGEAMERVYGGCLCYGPPIENGFYYDMYLENEGVSSHDFPGLENLCKKIIKEKQPFERLEIKKETLLEMFKYNKFKCRILNEKVKTPTTTVYRCGPLIDLCRGPHVRHTGKIKALKIHKNSSTYWEGKADMESLQRIYGISFPDPKMLKEWEKFQEEAKNRDHRKLGREQDLFFFHDLSPGSCFFLPKGAYIYNSLVQFIRSEYKKRGFQEVVTPNIYNSKLWQTSGHWQHYSENMFSFEAEKETFALKPMNCPGHCLMFDHRPRSWRELPLRMADFGVLHRNELSGTLTGLTRVRRFQQDDAHIFCSMDQIEGEIKGCLDFLRTVYDVFGFTFKLKLSTRPEKFLGEKEVWDTAEKQLENSLNEFGEKWVLNPGDGAFYGPKIDIEIKDAIGRYHQCATIQLDFQLPIRFNLTFVSHDGDDKQRPVIIHRAILGSVERMIAILTENYGGKWPLWLSPRQVMVVPVGPTCEEYAQRVQQEFHSNGLMTDVDLDPGCTLNKKIRNAQLAQYNFILVVGEKEKSSETVNVRTRDNKVHGERSAKDCLERLRHLKAVRTRNAEEEF
- the tars1 gene encoding threonine--tRNA ligase 1, cytoplasmic isoform X1, with amino-acid sequence MDEDKVTRQMEGLQVEDNKDGAGDKKIKDGGKKKNKGGGDTVGKSELNPPPQYIEERLSLYSKLKDEHDALLAERAAKDSKPIKITLPDGKVVDGESWRTTPYQVACGISQGLADNTVIAKVNNDVWDLDRPLEADCSLQLLKFDDEEAQAVYWHSSAHIMGEAMERVYGGCLCYGPPIENGFYYDMYLENEGVSSHDFPGLENLCKKIIKEKQPFERLEIKKETLLEMFKYNKFKCRILNEKVKTPTTTVYRCGPLIDLCRGPHVRHTGKIKALKIHKNSSTYWEGKADMESLQRIYGISFPDPKMLKEWEKFQEEAKNRDHRKLGREQDLFFFHDLSPGSCFFLPKGAYIYNSLVQFIRSEYKKRGFQEVVTPNIYNSKLWQTSGHWQHYSENMFSFEAEKETFALKPMNCPGHCLMFDHRPRSWRELPLRMADFGVLHRNELSGTLTGLTRVRRFQQDDAHIFCSMDQIEGEIKGCLDFLRTVYDVFGFTFKLKLSTRPEKFLGEKEVWDTAEKQLENSLNEFGEKWVLNPGDGAFYGPKIDIEIKDAIGRYHQCATIQLDFQLPIRFNLTFVSHDGDDKQRPVIIHRAILGSVERMIAILTENYGGKWPLWLSPRQVMVVPVGPTCEEYAQRVQQEFHSNGLMTDVDLDPGCTLNKKIRNAQLAQYNFILVVGEKEKSSETVNVRTRDNKVHGERSAKDCLERLRHLKAVRTRNAEEEF